Proteins encoded together in one Penaeus vannamei isolate JL-2024 chromosome 11, ASM4276789v1, whole genome shotgun sequence window:
- the tank gene encoding etoposide-induced protein 2.4 homolog isoform X1, with protein MDSLKTTVNGFVRGLSDSIKGFVLIFHYDAEVPEKPRSSPTQETNLAKRRAAQQAEKKQRQASQKDETKVTHRIVQCCVLNGVVFGLSLVIFNYLLLPMLKQVLSLFLAEGAGAVWHYARPTLTAVFDMLWVLPLFVLSRIINTIWFQDIADSAYRQRQGRPQLISSLSKLVADVLISIFIQLLFLVQANLLMLLPIMGINVVVGGVHMCLLNALYAFEYRWFNMGWELYKRLSFVEENWPYFMGFGLPLAFITMYPSSVYVSGCLFALLFPVFIISANEADPVLYPKGYPLQLFSGVVGLSNRIIQSLVTKRQALPNPPAPSRR; from the exons ATGGATTCATTGAAG ACAACAGTGAATGGATTTGTACGAGGTCTCAGCGACAGCATAAAAGGCTTTGTGCTCATCTTCCACTATGATGCTGAGGTCCCAGAGAAGCCCCGCAGCTCACCTACACAGGAAACCAACCTGGCCAAGCGACGCGCAGCACAGCAGGCTGAGAAGAAGCAGAGACAAGCATCACAAAAGGA TGAGACCAAGGTGACTCATCGCATCGTGCAGTGTTGTGTCCTCAATGGCGTGGTGTTTGGCCTGAGCCTTGTCATCTTCAACTACCTCCTCTTGCCGATGCTTAAGCAGGTGCTGAGCTTGTTTCTggcagagggggcgggggcggtgtgGCACTACGCTCGGCCCACGCTCACCGCCGTTTTCGACATGCTGTGGGTCCTGCCCCTTTTTGTTCTCTCTAGGATCATCAACACTATTTGGTTCCAG GATATCGCAGACAGTGCATACCGTCAACGCCAGGGCAGACCACAGCTCATCAGCAGCTTGAGCAAGCTGGTAGCTGATGTTCTTATCTCCATCTTTATTCAGCTCCTTTTCTTGGTGCAG GCCAACTTGCTGATGCTGCTCCCGATCATGGGTATCAATGTGGTGGTAGGAGGTGTGCACATGTGTCTGCTCAACGCTCTCTATGCCTTCGAGTACAGGTGGTTCAACATGGGCTGGGAGCTCTACAAGAGACTAAG CTTTGTGGAGGAGAACTGGCCGTATTTCATGGGTTTTGGCCTCCCGTTGGCATTCATCACCATGTACCCTTCCTCTGTGTATGTGAG TGGATGCTTGTTTGCTCTGCTCTTCCCTGTGTTTATCATCAGCGCCAATGAAGCAGATCCTGTACTGTACCCCAA GGGTTACCCTCTACAGCTGTTCTCGGGAGTGGTGGGCCTCTCGAACCGCATCATCCAGAGTCTAGTCACAAAGCGGCAggccctccccaaccctccagcCCCCTCTAGACGCTGA
- the Orc6 gene encoding origin recognition complex subunit 6: protein MDAQMLKNLAHKLGLTSPKVVRKAEELIRLLAVQGGTGLALSMSGKAVICLEIAATLASCSFDKTLAVRLSGLTRPQYVASSQTVSRLLNVSSSVCVADLCVTHSATAARDLAAKVLKQYETENKIKGQVDIALPVYQTAAVIAACKVMKIKVDKRRMFETSRSKRAVYDKVVEGMTKIAESLHAEKASKSGGTKRGKTLMDMVEENLRNESPEKKLKVEEEEKDDNANDKEADFEEWKRKILEAAAAAE from the exons ATGGACGCACAAATGCTCAAGAATCTTGCTCATAAATTAGGATTAACGTCGCCAAAAGTTGTGAG GAAAGCAGAGGAACTGATACGGCTCTTGGCAGTGCAGGGAGGTACCGGCCTGGCACTTAGCATGTCAGGGAAGGCGGTCATATGCCTGGAAATTGCTGCAACTCTTGCTTCTTGCTCTTTTGATAAG ACCCTTGCTGTGCGACTCTCAGGACTGACAAGACCTCAGTATGTAGCATCTAGTCAGACAGTGTCTCGCCTGTTGAATGTCTCctcaagtgtgtgtgtggctgaccTCTGTGTCACCCACTCAGCGACTGCAGCAAGGGATCTGGCAGCAAAAGTGCTCAAGCA GTATGaaacagaaaacaagataaaGGGGCAGGTAGACATAGCTTTACCAGTGTACCAGACAGCTGCTGTTATTGCTGCATGCAA AGTAATGAAAATTAAGGTGGACAAGAGGCGCATGTTTGAAACAAGTCGTAGCAAGAGAGCAGTCTATGACAAAGTGGTTGAGGGCATGACTAAAATTGCTGAATCTCTGcatgcagaaaag GCATCAAAGAGTGGTGGCACCAAGAGAGGCAAGACCTTAATGGATATGGTAGAGGAAAACCTGCGGAATGAATCTCCCGAAAAAAAGttgaaggtggaagaagaggaaaaggacgacAATGCAAATGACAAAGAAGCAGATTtcgaggaatggaagagaaagatccTAGAAGCTGCAGCCGCAGCAGaatag
- the tank gene encoding etoposide-induced protein 2.4 homolog isoform X2 translates to MHTKTTVNGFVRGLSDSIKGFVLIFHYDAEVPEKPRSSPTQETNLAKRRAAQQAEKKQRQASQKDETKVTHRIVQCCVLNGVVFGLSLVIFNYLLLPMLKQVLSLFLAEGAGAVWHYARPTLTAVFDMLWVLPLFVLSRIINTIWFQDIADSAYRQRQGRPQLISSLSKLVADVLISIFIQLLFLVQANLLMLLPIMGINVVVGGVHMCLLNALYAFEYRWFNMGWELYKRLSFVEENWPYFMGFGLPLAFITMYPSSVYVSGCLFALLFPVFIISANEADPVLYPKGYPLQLFSGVVGLSNRIIQSLVTKRQALPNPPAPSRR, encoded by the exons ATGCATACTAAG ACAACAGTGAATGGATTTGTACGAGGTCTCAGCGACAGCATAAAAGGCTTTGTGCTCATCTTCCACTATGATGCTGAGGTCCCAGAGAAGCCCCGCAGCTCACCTACACAGGAAACCAACCTGGCCAAGCGACGCGCAGCACAGCAGGCTGAGAAGAAGCAGAGACAAGCATCACAAAAGGA TGAGACCAAGGTGACTCATCGCATCGTGCAGTGTTGTGTCCTCAATGGCGTGGTGTTTGGCCTGAGCCTTGTCATCTTCAACTACCTCCTCTTGCCGATGCTTAAGCAGGTGCTGAGCTTGTTTCTggcagagggggcgggggcggtgtgGCACTACGCTCGGCCCACGCTCACCGCCGTTTTCGACATGCTGTGGGTCCTGCCCCTTTTTGTTCTCTCTAGGATCATCAACACTATTTGGTTCCAG GATATCGCAGACAGTGCATACCGTCAACGCCAGGGCAGACCACAGCTCATCAGCAGCTTGAGCAAGCTGGTAGCTGATGTTCTTATCTCCATCTTTATTCAGCTCCTTTTCTTGGTGCAG GCCAACTTGCTGATGCTGCTCCCGATCATGGGTATCAATGTGGTGGTAGGAGGTGTGCACATGTGTCTGCTCAACGCTCTCTATGCCTTCGAGTACAGGTGGTTCAACATGGGCTGGGAGCTCTACAAGAGACTAAG CTTTGTGGAGGAGAACTGGCCGTATTTCATGGGTTTTGGCCTCCCGTTGGCATTCATCACCATGTACCCTTCCTCTGTGTATGTGAG TGGATGCTTGTTTGCTCTGCTCTTCCCTGTGTTTATCATCAGCGCCAATGAAGCAGATCCTGTACTGTACCCCAA GGGTTACCCTCTACAGCTGTTCTCGGGAGTGGTGGGCCTCTCGAACCGCATCATCCAGAGTCTAGTCACAAAGCGGCAggccctccccaaccctccagcCCCCTCTAGACGCTGA